From Coccinella septempunctata chromosome 4, icCocSept1.1, whole genome shotgun sequence, a single genomic window includes:
- the LOC123311179 gene encoding uncharacterized protein LOC123311179, translating to MNKSEETIITVEPNIILMENIEYIMENITHFEMAPRIEDVFTSSELRCGRAVGNSFSFVNFSQNTDINNKNAMEVATNSSTDTESKIPTFEINDSDEDVIFVAEYNKENVQNDSEETYIVPYSCLIPREDDTSSSTTSSDASPGIIRSNGPRRNPTRNARNKKYKKKCSEYITEEDLNVLMASDDDSANIDKVDEALPCSKEIRPKKVVVNNWPAEGLHERPEYNEQTEEIEKFDFSIRQIQNCAKKVKTEKAKNLKTQKKKYVPKKFNYRTKKNKNTVKRKEVETVPFSELSGLINDTFDHLLQTFIKTVKDSKVKNLHVCSKGKDSHNLCLNSYDELLMNQSRLLLLNEEIDFEDINNKLKNEIDIFRN from the exons atgaatAAAAGTGAAGAAACGATAATTACTGTCGAACCGAATATTATCCTGatggaaaatattgaatatataaTGGAGAATATCACACATTTTGAGATGGCACCTCGAATAGAGGATGTTTTCACATCCAGTGAATTGCGTTGTGGGCGTGCAGTTGGAAATTCCTTTTCCTTCGTGAATTTCTCGCAGAACACCGATATAAACAATAAAAATGCAATGGAGGTTGCTACGAACAGTTCGACAGATACGGAAAGTAAGATTCCTACTTTCGAAATCAACGATTCTGATGAAGACGTCATTTTTGTCGCGGAATATAATAAAGAAAACGTACAGAATGATTCGGAGGAAACTTATATCGTACCGTACTCTTGTCTTATTCCACGTGAAGATGACACAAGTTCCAGTACTACCAGTTCCGATGCTAGCCCTGGCATCATTAGATCGAATGGGCCAAGACGAAACCCGACGAGAAATGCAAGAAATAAAAAGTATAAGAAAAAATGCAGCGAATACATCACTGAGGAAGATCTTAATGTGTTGATGGCAAGTGATGACGATTCAGCAAATATTGATAAG GTTGATGAAGCTCTCCCTTGCTCCAAGGAAATCCGTCCAAAGAAAGTTGTGGTGAATAATTGGCCCGCTGAAGGACTTCATGAACGCCCCGAATATAACGAACAAACAGAAGAAATagagaaatttgatttttcaatCAGACAAATACAGAACTGTGCGAAAAAAGTGAAGACGGAAAAAGCAAAAAACTTGAAGACCCAGAAGAAGAAGTACGTCCCAAAAAAGTTCAATTACCGAACCAAAAAAAATAAGAACACAGTTAAGAGGAAAGAAGTTGAAACAGTGCCATTTTCGGAATTGAGTGGATTAATAAATGACACTTTCGATCATTTGTTGCAAACATTCATAAAAACGGTAAAAGATAGTAAGGTGAAAAATTTGCATGTGTGTTCTAAGGGGAAAGATTCGCATAATTTATGTTTGAATAGTTATGATGAGTTACTCATGAATCAAAGTAGATTACTCTTGCTTAATGAAGAAATTGATTTCGAAGACATAAACAATAAGTTGAAAAATGAGATTGATATTTTTCGTAACTGA